Proteins from one Phyllobacterium zundukense genomic window:
- a CDS encoding response regulator transcription factor codes for MSNYETKRRRARQVPAVIIIDQHTLARTTIVRLLAHEVVGWDFIDMMGIDNLDSAIGMDVRLVALDVAGRNVESSSLHNDLAAISELFPEAAIALLSSTDDPAMASHALAMGVRGYFTTSLPIEIAIAGIRLVLAGGIFCPNPLGTFVAEMPKSDRYAARENRTNGNGSARYLSVADFTPREADVLAELQRGHPNKVIAGKLNLSGNTVKMHLQHIMRKLNVQNRTEVVARLGQAPSTDHEYTAS; via the coding sequence GTGTCCAATTATGAAACAAAACGCCGTCGGGCGCGTCAAGTTCCTGCCGTTATAATCATAGACCAACACACGCTTGCAAGGACGACTATCGTAAGACTCCTTGCGCACGAAGTTGTTGGCTGGGATTTTATAGACATGATGGGCATCGATAACCTCGATAGCGCCATCGGTATGGACGTGCGTCTGGTCGCACTGGATGTGGCGGGACGAAACGTCGAAAGCTCCAGTTTGCACAATGACCTCGCTGCAATATCCGAGCTCTTTCCTGAAGCTGCGATTGCGCTTTTATCCAGCACGGACGATCCTGCGATGGCCTCGCATGCGCTGGCGATGGGAGTTCGCGGGTATTTCACCACCTCGCTGCCCATTGAGATAGCGATTGCCGGAATACGGCTGGTTCTTGCAGGCGGCATATTTTGTCCAAATCCGCTCGGCACGTTTGTTGCCGAGATGCCAAAAAGCGACAGATACGCCGCCCGCGAGAACCGGACAAACGGGAATGGAAGCGCACGTTACCTAAGCGTTGCAGATTTCACGCCGCGCGAAGCGGACGTTCTCGCAGAATTGCAGCGCGGTCACCCGAACAAGGTGATTGCGGGAAAGCTCAACCTGTCGGGCAACACCGTGAAGATGCACCTGCAGCACATCATGCGCAAACTCAACGTCCAGAATCGGACGGAGGTGGTTG
- a CDS encoding DUF2277 domain-containing protein, protein MCRNIKTLFNFDPPATKDEIDASALQFVRKLSGFNKPSQANTEAFDRAVKEVSDAARRLLASLHTQAPARDRTVEAEKARERSRARFAQAG, encoded by the coding sequence ATGTGCCGCAATATAAAGACACTGTTTAACTTCGATCCACCTGCAACCAAGGATGAGATCGACGCTTCCGCTCTGCAATTCGTGCGTAAGCTATCTGGTTTCAACAAACCTTCGCAGGCCAACACCGAAGCTTTCGATCGCGCCGTCAAGGAAGTTTCAGATGCTGCGCGGCGTCTGCTTGCCTCTCTCCATACTCAAGCGCCGGCACGTGATCGGACTGTCGAAGCCGAAAAAGCACGCGAGCGCTCAAGGGCACGCTTCGCACAGGCTGGGTAG
- a CDS encoding TIGR02300 family protein — protein sequence MANPKLGTKRVDPETGQKFYDLNRDPIVSPYTGKSYPLSYFDSTASSAREEEEEVETEELDVALEKPEFVALEEADAEGDDVPDIGDDDVEVEDTDDDDTFLATDEEDEDDDVTDILGGGIGDDDEN from the coding sequence GTGGCGAATCCAAAACTTGGCACCAAGCGAGTTGACCCGGAGACCGGGCAGAAATTTTACGATCTGAATCGCGATCCGATCGTTTCGCCCTATACGGGCAAGAGCTATCCGCTCAGCTATTTCGATAGCACCGCTTCGTCCGCGCGCGAGGAAGAGGAAGAGGTCGAGACGGAAGAGCTCGACGTTGCTCTCGAGAAGCCGGAATTCGTTGCTCTTGAAGAAGCTGACGCCGAAGGCGACGACGTCCCGGATATCGGGGATGACGATGTCGAGGTCGAGGACACGGATGACGACGACACGTTCCTCGCAACCGACGAAGAAGATGAGGATGACGATGTCACCGATATTCTTGGCGGTGGTATTGGCGACGACGACGAGAATTGA
- the aroA gene encoding 3-phosphoshikimate 1-carboxyvinyltransferase, whose amino-acid sequence MSHSAPTKPATARRSQALSGDIRIPGDKSISHRSFMFGGLASGETRITGLLEGEDVINTGRAMQAMGAKIAKEGDVWVIQGTGNGCLLAPETPLDFGNAGTGARLTMGLVGTYAMETTFVGDASLSKRPMGRVLDPLREMGVQVSAAEGDRMPLTLRGPKVAAPITYRVPMASAQVKSAVLLAGLNTPGITTVIEPVMTRDHTEKMLQGFGANLSVETDRDNARHIRIEGQGKLTGQTIDVPGDPSSTAFPLVAAIIVPGSDITIRNVLMNPTRTGLILTLQEMGAHIEILNARLAGGEDVADLRVRASELHGVNVPPDRAPSMIDEYPVLAVAACFATGETVMNGIEELRVKESDRLSAVANGLKANGADCTEGHDTLSVRGRPDGKGLGGGAVETHLDHRIAMSFLVLGLAAEKPVTIDDSTMIVTSFPEFMDMMTGMGAEISELEI is encoded by the coding sequence ATGTCCCATTCCGCGCCGACGAAACCCGCCACTGCCCGCCGCTCACAGGCTCTCTCCGGCGATATCCGCATTCCCGGCGATAAATCGATTTCGCATCGCTCCTTTATGTTTGGCGGGCTCGCTTCCGGCGAAACGCGCATCACCGGTCTGCTCGAGGGCGAGGACGTCATCAATACGGGCCGCGCCATGCAGGCAATGGGCGCGAAAATCGCCAAGGAAGGCGATGTGTGGGTCATTCAGGGAACCGGCAATGGCTGCCTGCTTGCCCCGGAAACGCCGCTCGATTTCGGTAATGCGGGCACGGGCGCGCGCCTGACCATGGGTCTCGTTGGCACCTACGCCATGGAGACCACCTTCGTGGGCGATGCTTCATTGTCGAAGCGGCCGATGGGCCGCGTACTTGATCCCTTGCGCGAAATGGGTGTCCAGGTTTCCGCGGCGGAAGGCGACCGCATGCCGCTGACGCTGCGCGGTCCGAAAGTCGCAGCGCCGATCACCTACCGCGTGCCGATGGCCTCAGCGCAGGTGAAATCCGCCGTGTTACTCGCCGGGCTCAACACGCCGGGCATTACGACAGTCATCGAACCGGTCATGACGCGCGATCATACGGAAAAGATGCTGCAAGGGTTCGGCGCCAACCTTTCCGTCGAGACCGACAGGGATAATGCGCGCCACATCCGCATCGAAGGTCAGGGGAAGCTGACCGGCCAGACCATCGACGTGCCGGGTGACCCGTCGTCCACGGCTTTTCCGCTGGTTGCGGCCATCATCGTGCCGGGCTCAGATATCACCATTCGCAATGTGTTGATGAACCCGACGCGCACCGGGCTTATCCTGACGCTGCAGGAGATGGGCGCGCACATAGAAATACTCAATGCGCGCCTGGCCGGCGGCGAGGATGTCGCGGATCTGCGCGTTCGCGCCTCCGAACTCCACGGCGTCAATGTGCCCCCAGACCGCGCGCCGTCGATGATCGACGAATATCCCGTGCTTGCGGTTGCGGCCTGCTTTGCCACTGGCGAGACGGTGATGAACGGGATCGAGGAGCTGCGCGTCAAGGAATCCGATCGGCTTTCTGCTGTTGCCAACGGCCTCAAGGCCAATGGCGCCGATTGCACCGAGGGTCATGACACGTTGAGCGTTCGCGGCCGTCCGGATGGCAAGGGCCTTGGCGGCGGCGCAGTCGAGACGCATCTAGACCATCGCATCGCAATGAGTTTTCTTGTCCTCGGCCTCGCTGCCGAAAAGCCTGTCACAATCGACGATTCGACCATGATCGTTACCAGCTTCCCGGAATTCATGGACATGATGACGGGAATGGGTGCGGAGATTTCCGAACTCGAAATCTGA
- the cmk gene encoding (d)CMP kinase, which produces MPTPQTHFTVAIDGPAASGKGTLARRIAEAYGFHHLDTGLTYRAVAKALIDQNMPLDDEFLAEKAARSVDLTKLDRAVLSAHAVGEAASKVAVMPAVRRALVAMQHSFAERPPGAVLDGRDIGTVVCPDAPVKLYITASPEARARRRYDEIKSNGGGANYEEILEDLTRRDARDMGRTDSPLKPAADAHLLDTTEMDIETAFLSAKTLIDQALAKNTH; this is translated from the coding sequence CTGCCGACACCGCAGACGCACTTTACGGTCGCGATCGATGGCCCCGCGGCTTCTGGCAAGGGAACGCTCGCCCGCAGGATTGCCGAGGCTTACGGTTTTCATCACCTGGACACGGGCCTGACCTATCGCGCCGTCGCCAAGGCTCTGATCGATCAGAACATGCCGCTGGATGATGAATTTCTCGCTGAGAAGGCGGCGCGCAGTGTCGATCTGACGAAGCTTGATCGCGCTGTTCTGTCCGCACACGCTGTCGGCGAAGCCGCATCAAAAGTTGCAGTCATGCCAGCAGTGCGCCGTGCGCTCGTCGCCATGCAGCACAGTTTCGCCGAGCGCCCGCCCGGTGCCGTACTCGACGGGCGCGATATCGGCACAGTCGTCTGCCCCGATGCGCCGGTGAAGCTCTATATCACAGCGTCGCCCGAGGCACGCGCCCGAAGGCGCTATGATGAAATCAAGTCCAATGGCGGCGGCGCCAATTATGAGGAAATTCTCGAGGATCTCACGCGCCGCGATGCCCGCGATATGGGGCGCACCGATTCGCCGTTGAAGCCCGCTGCCGACGCGCACTTGCTAGATACGACGGAAATGGATATAGAGACCGCGTTTCTTAGCGCTAAAACCCTGATTGATCAGGCTCTCGCGAAGAACACGCATTAA
- the rpsA gene encoding 30S ribosomal protein S1, translated as MSEANPTREDFEALLAESFATNDLAEGYVVKGRIVAIEKDMAIIDAGLKVEGRVPLKEFGAKAKDGSLKPGDIVEVYVERIENALGEAVLSREKARREESWVRLEEKFNRGERVDGVIFNQVKGGFTVDLDGAVAFLPRSQVDIRPIRDVTPLMHNPQPFEILKMDKRRGNIVVSRRTVLEESRAEQRSEIVQNLEEGQVVEGVVKNITDYGAFVDLGGIDGLLHVTDMAWRRVNHPSEILSIGQTVKVQIIRINQETHRISLGMKQLESDPWDGIGAKYPIGKKITGTVTNITDYGAFVEIEPGIEGLIHVSEMSWTKKNVHPGKLLSTTQEVEVVVLEVDPVKRRISLGLKQTLDNPWTTFADKFPVGTIVEGEVKNKTEFGLFIGLDGDVDGMVHLSDLDWNRPGEQVIEEYNKGDVVKAQVLDVDVEKERISLGIKQLTGDKVGEAATSGELRKNAVVTVEVTGITDGGLEVRLVDHDLDSFIRRADLSRDRDEQRPERFTVGQKVDARVIAFDKKTRKLQVSIKALEIAEEKEAVAQYGSTDSGASLGDILGAALKSREKN; from the coding sequence ATGTCTGAAGCCAATCCAACGCGCGAAGATTTCGAAGCTCTTCTCGCCGAGTCCTTTGCCACCAATGACCTTGCTGAAGGTTATGTCGTCAAGGGCCGTATCGTCGCCATCGAAAAAGACATGGCGATCATCGACGCCGGCCTCAAGGTCGAGGGCCGCGTTCCGCTGAAGGAATTCGGCGCGAAAGCCAAGGACGGTTCGCTCAAGCCGGGCGATATCGTTGAAGTTTACGTTGAGCGCATCGAAAATGCTCTCGGCGAAGCAGTTCTGTCGCGCGAAAAAGCACGTCGCGAAGAGAGCTGGGTCCGTCTCGAAGAGAAGTTCAACCGCGGCGAACGCGTCGATGGTGTGATCTTCAATCAGGTCAAGGGTGGTTTCACTGTCGACCTCGACGGCGCCGTAGCCTTCCTGCCGCGCTCGCAGGTCGACATCCGTCCGATCCGCGACGTTACCCCGCTGATGCACAACCCTCAGCCCTTCGAAATCCTCAAGATGGACAAGCGTCGCGGCAACATCGTTGTTTCGCGCCGTACCGTTCTCGAAGAGAGCCGTGCCGAACAGCGCTCTGAAATCGTCCAGAACCTCGAAGAGGGTCAGGTCGTTGAAGGCGTTGTCAAGAACATCACCGATTATGGTGCGTTCGTTGACCTCGGCGGCATCGACGGTCTGCTGCATGTGACCGACATGGCATGGCGCCGCGTCAACCATCCGTCGGAAATCCTGTCCATTGGCCAGACGGTCAAGGTGCAGATCATCCGTATCAACCAGGAAACCCATCGTATCTCGCTCGGCATGAAGCAGCTCGAGAGCGATCCTTGGGATGGTATCGGTGCGAAGTACCCGATCGGCAAAAAGATCACCGGTACGGTTACGAACATCACCGACTACGGTGCATTCGTCGAGATCGAGCCAGGCATCGAAGGTCTTATCCACGTTTCCGAAATGTCCTGGACAAAGAAGAACGTGCACCCGGGCAAGCTGCTCTCGACAACACAGGAAGTCGAAGTCGTTGTTCTCGAAGTGGATCCGGTCAAGCGCCGCATCTCCCTCGGCCTCAAGCAGACGCTCGACAACCCATGGACGACCTTCGCAGACAAGTTCCCTGTCGGCACGATCGTCGAAGGCGAAGTCAAGAACAAGACCGAGTTCGGCCTGTTCATTGGCCTCGATGGCGATGTGGACGGCATGGTTCACCTCTCCGATCTCGACTGGAACCGCCCAGGCGAGCAGGTCATCGAAGAGTACAACAAGGGTGACGTGGTCAAGGCGCAGGTTCTCGACGTTGACGTCGAGAAGGAACGCATCTCGCTCGGCATCAAGCAGCTGACCGGCGATAAGGTCGGCGAAGCCGCTACTTCGGGTGAACTGCGCAAGAACGCCGTTGTTACCGTTGAAGTCACGGGCATCACCGATGGTGGTCTTGAAGTGCGTCTGGTCGATCATGACCTCGACTCGTTCATCCGCCGCGCTGATCTGTCCCGCGATCGCGACGAACAGCGTCCGGAACGCTTCACGGTCGGTCAGAAGGTTGACGCCCGCGTCATCGCCTTCGACAAGAAGACCCGCAAGCTGCAGGTCTCGATCAAGGCGCTGGAAATCGCCGAAGAGAAGGAAGCTGTTGCCCAGTACGGTTCGACCGATAGCGGTGCTTCACTCGGCGACATCCTCGGTGCCGCTTTGAAGAGCCGTGAAAAGAACTAA
- a CDS encoding metal ABC transporter permease, which yields MNIPDLLAPFQFEFMVNAFMISALVAIPAALLSCFLVLKGWSLMGDAMSHAVFPGIVIAYIAGIPLAIGAFTAGMACALVTGFLKDNSRIKQDTIMGVVFSGMFGFGLVLQVKIQPDMHLDHILFGDMLGVALRDIAETAIIAAITTGIIIIKWRDFLLHAFDPVQAKAVGLRVRLLHYGLLCLVSLTIVGALKAVGIIMAIGMLIAPGAIAFLLTRRFGTMLIISVAVAVTASFLGVYLAFFLDSAPAPTIVLVLSVIFAAAVIRTASKAAWIGEKEAS from the coding sequence ATGAATATTCCGGATCTGCTTGCGCCGTTTCAGTTCGAATTCATGGTCAACGCGTTCATGATTTCCGCGCTGGTTGCAATCCCAGCCGCCCTGCTCTCCTGTTTTCTGGTGCTGAAAGGCTGGTCGCTCATGGGAGATGCGATGAGCCATGCGGTCTTTCCCGGCATTGTCATCGCCTACATTGCCGGTATCCCGCTGGCTATTGGCGCCTTCACAGCCGGCATGGCTTGCGCATTGGTGACCGGTTTTTTGAAGGACAATAGCCGCATCAAACAGGACACGATCATGGGTGTGGTCTTTTCGGGAATGTTCGGTTTCGGTCTGGTGCTCCAGGTCAAGATCCAGCCGGACATGCATCTCGACCACATCTTGTTTGGCGACATGCTCGGCGTTGCTCTTCGCGACATTGCCGAGACCGCAATCATCGCGGCGATCACCACCGGTATCATCATCATTAAATGGCGGGATTTCCTGTTGCACGCATTCGATCCCGTTCAGGCAAAAGCCGTTGGCCTCAGGGTCAGGCTTCTGCATTACGGTCTTCTATGCCTGGTCTCGCTGACCATCGTCGGGGCCTTGAAAGCAGTTGGCATCATCATGGCCATTGGCATGCTCATTGCTCCGGGAGCCATCGCTTTTCTACTCACGCGCCGGTTTGGCACCATGCTGATCATCTCGGTTGCCGTCGCTGTGACCGCCTCGTTCCTCGGTGTCTATCTCGCATTCTTCCTCGACAGTGCGCCAGCGCCGACCATTGTGCTCGTTCTAAGCGTCATTTTCGCCGCGGCAGTGATACGTACTGCAAGCAAGGCAGCCTGGATCGGGGAAAAAGAGGCAAGTTAG
- a CDS encoding metal ABC transporter permease yields the protein MINLLLEPFAYGYMVNAMWVSALVGGVCAFLSCYLMLKGWSLIGDALSHSIVPGVAGAYMLGLPFSLGAFFAGGLAAAAMLLLNQRTRLKEDAIIGLIFSFFFALGLFMVSLSPTSVNIQTIVLGNILAISPEDTLQLAIIGFVSLAVLLVKWKDLLVVFFDESHARSIGLNPTALKIMFFTLLSASTVAALQTVGAFLVICMVVTPGATAYLLTDRFSRLLALAVAIGAGTSFTGAYVSYFLDGATGGIIVVLQTLVFFAAFLFAPKHGLLAARRRAAGTEATP from the coding sequence TTGATAAATCTTCTGCTGGAGCCCTTTGCCTATGGCTATATGGTCAATGCCATGTGGGTTTCGGCCCTCGTCGGCGGGGTCTGCGCCTTCCTGTCGTGCTATCTGATGCTCAAGGGCTGGTCGTTGATTGGCGATGCGCTTTCGCATTCCATTGTCCCTGGCGTCGCAGGCGCTTACATGCTCGGCCTTCCCTTTTCGCTTGGGGCTTTCTTTGCCGGTGGCCTGGCTGCCGCTGCCATGCTGCTGCTCAATCAGCGTACAAGGCTGAAGGAAGACGCCATTATCGGACTGATTTTCTCGTTCTTCTTTGCCCTTGGCCTGTTCATGGTGTCGCTGTCTCCAACCTCAGTGAACATCCAGACCATCGTGCTCGGCAATATTCTTGCCATAAGTCCTGAGGATACGCTTCAACTTGCGATCATTGGCTTTGTATCCCTGGCAGTCCTCCTTGTGAAATGGAAGGATCTGCTGGTCGTCTTCTTTGACGAAAGCCATGCCCGTTCGATCGGTCTCAATCCCACAGCTCTCAAGATCATGTTCTTCACCTTGCTGTCCGCGTCAACGGTCGCGGCGCTCCAGACCGTCGGCGCCTTTCTTGTCATCTGCATGGTCGTCACGCCCGGCGCAACAGCCTATCTGCTTACCGACCGTTTTTCACGTCTGCTTGCCCTGGCTGTCGCTATTGGTGCGGGAACCAGCTTCACCGGTGCCTATGTCAGCTATTTCCTTGATGGCGCCACCGGCGGCATCATCGTCGTCCTGCAGACGCTGGTCTTCTTTGCTGCCTTCCTCTTCGCACCCAAGCACGGCCTGCTTGCCGCACGCCGTCGGGCAGCAGGCACGGAGGCAACGCCATGA
- a CDS encoding manganese/iron ABC transporter ATP-binding protein, with protein sequence MNALVSPLVSPGSLDADEPSGLTLRDATVTYRNGHTALHDVTFQIPAGTITALVGINGSGKSTLFKAIMGFARLARGEISILGQPAERALKKNLVAYVPQNEDVDWNFPVLVEDVVMMGRYGHMGMMRLAKAADHQAVSSALARVGMNDLRKRQIGELSGGQKKRVFLARALAQNGRVILLDEPFTGVDVKTEDAIVKLLRVLREEGRIMLVSTHNLASVPEFCDRTVLINRTVLAHGATKETFTQANLEKTFGGVLRHFALNGTMPGCAANLVVRDESLSGSYHDRHAAHDREKVNGSLA encoded by the coding sequence ATGAACGCCCTTGTTTCACCCTTGGTTTCCCCTGGCTCGTTGGATGCGGACGAACCCTCTGGCCTTACCTTGCGGGATGCGACGGTTACTTATCGCAATGGCCACACCGCTTTGCATGACGTCACCTTCCAGATCCCGGCGGGCACTATAACCGCTCTCGTGGGTATCAATGGCTCGGGCAAATCGACGCTTTTCAAGGCGATCATGGGTTTTGCCCGCCTCGCACGGGGTGAGATATCCATTCTGGGGCAGCCGGCCGAGAGGGCACTGAAGAAGAATCTCGTGGCCTATGTGCCGCAGAACGAGGATGTTGACTGGAACTTCCCTGTCCTCGTCGAAGATGTGGTCATGATGGGCCGCTATGGCCATATGGGCATGATGCGTCTTGCCAAAGCCGCCGATCATCAGGCGGTATCATCTGCTCTGGCACGCGTGGGTATGAATGACTTACGCAAACGCCAGATCGGCGAGCTTTCGGGCGGCCAGAAAAAGCGGGTATTTCTTGCGCGCGCGCTGGCGCAAAATGGCCGTGTCATACTTCTTGATGAGCCTTTTACAGGCGTTGACGTCAAGACCGAAGACGCCATTGTCAAACTTCTTCGCGTGCTGCGCGAAGAAGGCAGGATAATGCTGGTTTCGACCCATAATCTCGCCAGTGTGCCGGAATTTTGCGACCGCACCGTACTGATCAACCGGACGGTTCTGGCCCATGGCGCGACGAAGGAGACCTTTACGCAGGCCAATCTTGAGAAGACTTTTGGCGGGGTGCTTCGCCATTTTGCGCTGAACGGGACCATGCCGGGCTGTGCTGCCAACCTCGTCGTTAGGGATGAGAGCCTGTCTGGCTCTTACCATGACAGGCACGCGGCGCATGATCGCGAAAAAGTTAACGGGAGTCTGGCTTGA
- a CDS encoding metal ABC transporter substrate-binding protein: MLGVISGSAFAVEKFKVVTTFTVIADMARNVAKDAAVVESITKPGAEIHNYQPTPGDIQKAQGAQLILWNGLNLELWFGKFFHNLKDVPNVVVSEGVEPMGIAEGPYTGKPNPHAWMSPKNALVYIDNIRDAFVKYDPANAATYKANAELYKKQITDVVTPIRAKLDTIPVDKRWLVSSEGAFSYLTRDFRLKELYLWPINADQQGTPQQVRKVIDAVRANKIAAVFSESTISDKPAKQVARETGAYYGGVLYVDSLSDADGPVPTYIDLLRVTSDTVEKGLARGLSQ, translated from the coding sequence ATGCTCGGCGTGATTTCAGGCAGCGCGTTTGCGGTGGAAAAGTTCAAGGTCGTAACCACCTTCACCGTGATCGCGGACATGGCCAGAAACGTGGCAAAAGATGCAGCAGTCGTTGAATCTATCACCAAACCGGGTGCGGAGATTCACAATTATCAGCCAACGCCCGGCGACATCCAGAAAGCGCAAGGCGCACAGCTTATTTTATGGAACGGTCTCAATCTTGAACTCTGGTTTGGAAAATTTTTTCATAACCTCAAGGATGTCCCGAACGTGGTGGTTTCTGAAGGGGTTGAGCCAATGGGCATTGCCGAGGGCCCCTATACCGGCAAGCCCAATCCCCATGCCTGGATGTCGCCAAAGAACGCGCTTGTTTACATCGACAATATTCGCGACGCCTTCGTGAAATATGATCCTGCCAATGCTGCAACCTACAAAGCCAATGCGGAGCTGTACAAAAAGCAGATCACTGATGTCGTGACACCCATTCGGGCAAAGCTCGATACGATCCCCGTGGACAAGCGTTGGCTGGTATCAAGTGAAGGGGCTTTCAGTTATCTCACCCGCGATTTTCGTCTGAAGGAGCTTTATCTGTGGCCGATCAATGCCGACCAGCAAGGTACGCCGCAGCAGGTACGTAAGGTCATTGATGCAGTCAGAGCCAACAAGATCGCTGCGGTGTTCAGCGAGAGCACAATTTCGGACAAGCCGGCCAAACAGGTGGCGCGCGAGACAGGGGCGTATTATGGAGGGGTGCTTTATGTCGATTCTCTTAGCGATGCCGATGGCCCGGTGCCAACCTATATCGACCTTCTGCGCGTGACTTCCGACACGGTGGAGAAGGGTCTGGCGCGGGGATTGTCACAATGA
- a CDS encoding LacI family DNA-binding transcriptional regulator: MEDFSAFVGLSRPTVSKYFNDPTSVRKKTRDIIEAAIKKSGFRPNIFAVNLNRRRTNILGLIVPNSTDPFYMALTRRIEGIADQAGYLAFVLSSDGKPELEERAIETFKSMNVAGAIIGPLGVKSHHDKLAKLGESIPLIYVDSPLDATSPFVGTNNRQSFKLIVDYLIRSGDQPCYFGMTSVNSNALERREGYIEAMQNLNLEPRFVVHEAHANWEFEKFAFDATKQILKEGGFPTKTVLCANDRIAYGVLAAAFQAGLKVGRGEGCDLRVAGHDDQPLSRYMCPPLTTVAQNYNEIGRLAIKLLFDKLGESDEAKIELPDDQRILLNAEIMLRMSA; encoded by the coding sequence ATGGAAGACTTCTCTGCATTTGTAGGATTGTCGCGTCCCACTGTGTCGAAATATTTCAACGACCCCACATCGGTGCGCAAGAAGACGCGTGACATCATCGAAGCGGCCATCAAGAAGTCTGGCTTCCGGCCAAACATATTCGCCGTCAATCTCAATCGCCGCCGCACGAATATTCTAGGCCTTATAGTTCCGAATTCGACGGACCCGTTCTACATGGCCCTGACGCGGCGGATCGAAGGGATCGCAGATCAAGCCGGGTATCTGGCGTTTGTACTGAGTTCCGATGGCAAGCCGGAGCTTGAGGAACGTGCCATTGAAACCTTCAAGTCGATGAACGTCGCTGGTGCGATCATCGGGCCGCTCGGTGTCAAGTCGCATCATGATAAACTGGCCAAGCTCGGCGAATCGATTCCACTGATCTACGTCGACTCTCCGCTAGACGCGACGTCGCCGTTTGTCGGTACGAATAATCGTCAAAGCTTCAAATTGATCGTCGACTATTTGATCCGCTCGGGTGATCAGCCGTGTTATTTCGGTATGACCTCGGTCAACAGCAACGCGCTCGAACGTCGCGAGGGCTATATCGAAGCAATGCAAAACCTCAATCTCGAGCCCCGCTTTGTTGTACACGAAGCGCATGCCAACTGGGAGTTCGAGAAGTTCGCCTTCGATGCGACGAAGCAGATCCTGAAGGAGGGTGGCTTTCCTACCAAAACCGTTCTTTGCGCCAATGATCGCATTGCCTATGGCGTCCTTGCTGCCGCTTTCCAGGCTGGCTTGAAGGTCGGACGGGGCGAGGGTTGCGATCTACGGGTTGCCGGCCACGATGACCAGCCACTGTCGCGTTATATGTGCCCGCCGCTGACGACAGTCGCGCAAAACTACAACGAAATCGGCAGACTGGCGATCAAGCTGTTGTTCGACAAGCTCGGGGAAAGCGACGAGGCGAAGATCGAGCTTCCCGATGACCAGCGAATTCTGTTGAATGCGGAAATCATGCTGCGCATGTCAGCCTGA